The following coding sequences lie in one Lolium perenne isolate Kyuss_39 chromosome 2, Kyuss_2.0, whole genome shotgun sequence genomic window:
- the LOC127334060 gene encoding uncharacterized protein, protein MSFFLGRTAVLVKRVWLDLEARLGRRRSGLGELTKEVRTCEYDDVHVMWELLSGMDGSAPRQYVHVPASGAMIAAAAGKKRRRRRRMADAESAAWSRLFSSCCAF, encoded by the coding sequence ATGTCGTTCTTCCTTGGCCGCACGGCGGTGCTAGTGAAGCGCGTGTGGCTCGACCTGGAGGCGCGCCTCGGCCGCAGGCGCAGCGGTCTGGGTGAGCTGACGAAGGAGGTCCGGACGTGCGAGTACGACGACGTTCACGTCATGTGGGAGCTGCTCAGTGGCATGGACGGCAGCGCGCCGCGGCAGTACGTGCACGTGCCGGCCTCCGGCGCCATGATCGCCGCCGCAGCCGGGAAgaagcggcggcggaggaggaggatggcCGACGCCGAATCGGCCGCGTGGAGCCGCCTCTTCTCCTCCTGCTGCGCCTTCTGA